In Brassica napus cultivar Da-Ae chromosome C2, Da-Ae, whole genome shotgun sequence, the sequence AAAGATTCACTAACCATTcattatattatatcaataaaggATATATCATTATATAGATGTAATCTATTACATTTGGCACCCAAAACGTAAAATGAATGGAAACTAGAAATGAGTTGTCCATCCATTCTGTGGACATGAAAATCACAACTTATGATTCGGTACATTTGTTATTCGCATATACGAACAGAACATACTTATATACTTGTATGGTTTTCTCAAAGCTCGTTTAAATTTGTTCATTGGTTTTATGAACGAAAATAAATTCCGAGACTTACAAAGTGTATATTAATAGTCAAATCAGTTACCAGGTTTATAGCGAATTAATACCAAATACGGATCGAGTATGTGTAGATAGATGTAAACGGATTAGCTTATGGATTAAGAAAGCTAAATATAGCTGAAAAACTTCAGCCACTTATCTTCCAGTTTTtctcatctctttttttttggggtcaaatcAATATGATATTCAATTTATTCTTCTCCTTTATAATTAACTAGATAAGAATGTACataaagttatattttaaaattgaaattgttATAATTATCATCCTTATACTGTTATACATTTGAGCAGTGCCGTGCCTGCCTTATAAGAAAAGAAACTTTAGCTTAGAGCATCATTTTTTCATAATGCATCGAATCAAGTCTTTAGATGTGTTATTGGCCACGGTTAAGTATTCATactattcatttttatatactgttgtatttagataaattcggTTAAAGTGGGAcagataataaataattaacatgGACTAGTAATAACCCCTGTTCAAAAATTCGCTAGGCGCAACGAGTGAAGTCGATCCGGGCCTAGCGAATTAACAACAAATCGGAAAAAACTCGGAGAgtaagagaattttttttaagaactatTATCGATTTTATAGAGATATATATTTGAATCAGtaacaaaaacataataattgtcTGTGGCCCAGCGGTATTGTGTCTAGTTTGACTATCAGTTCTCGGGTTCAAAGCCCAAGTGATGCATTTGTGgctttttctgttttttattaatgaagggcaaaaatataatttccgCTTCATCTTCCTCACTGAACCTGCAACCCTAATTGCGGCGCTTCAGATTTTGTTCACGATGgtgcttcaattttttttagtgaTTTGCGTCGTTTAGCCTCTATTTCTTTGttattgatgataaaatatgaTAGATTTATGATAAAGGTATCGGTTTCAAGCTTGAAAAACTCAGATTTTTCTTTTCCCAATTTTTTGTCCGAATAAGGGTGAAATGCCACGGCCAAAGTCCGTAGAGCGCTTAATCGCCGAGAAAGCGGCCCAAATCGGCGCGTTTTAGAACATGGGTAATAACTCATACGGTTAAACTCTtatatacttttgttttaaatcaatttgttttaactgagacaaataataaataattaaaaataataatgcttTACATAATTAGAAGTTTACGagttactttttttcttttttcggtGGTTATCACTTCTGAGTATAATATTATTCTTTCTCAATATTTATCTCAAATTTGTGTTTATTCTATAATTATTTGAAGTTTGTATAGTAATGCATTTATCTCCATttgaaaatcaattaaaaatattgagttacttaattattttatatatgcaaaataattatgatggtcatttaaaaatatttttttattttgaaatttgtttatattttttctaagataaatagaaattttttatattttaaaactatttttttttgctaatttaatttttagttgtttGTAATGTAATGATGCtgttttttgtcaacaataatattatttattaattttgatgtattttttaaaaatgattttatttttttattttttgcttcGGGCCGCTATAAAAGCTTGCACTGGTCTGCATTTGAGGAGAGAAtgttattagaaaaaataaacttGGATGGTGATGCAATATTGCAATAAACGATCAGAAAGGGGAATAAGTAACGAGTACACACGATTAACAACGACGTTAAGTAGAACGAGAAACCAATAAAATAATcttaaagaggaagaagacgatggCCCAATAACCTCCTGTCTCGGCCCAACTAACCCTCTCGAACACAAACGAGCTGTAACCTTCTTCAGTCCAGAGACGGCTTTGAGAGAAGTATTAAAAACACAAGCACAACAATACTATATAGCGAAGAAAAGCAAAAATCAATGCTCGTCAAGAGATCGGCTTTGCTTTGTATCGTATTAGTACGTGATAAAATGAATGTAGAGCTGTAACGGGATTTTATAAAAGAATTGCGAATCATATACTAACGTGAATCAACATTTGCACTACGGTAGCTTAGTCTCATTTGATTCAGTtaaccctttttttttcaaCCGCTTCTTCATCTGAACATTTGATTCAGTGAACATATTTTTCTTCACAGTTGTATTATTTTGTTCTATAGCTTTGGAATTAGTgtagatattattatttattattttactaacACATGGCTCTGTCTGTATAGAAGATGGCGTATATTACACAACTGTCGATTATAATTCTCAAGTCGTTGAACGTCagaattttctttttcaacCAATACACTTTTTATTTACTCCGTAATTTATCAACTTGTATGCTTCATTGACACCACGCTATGTttaatactccatctgtttttgaataaatgttaaatagcagaaatatatataagaacgatagtatttgagataaataaaattatttttaaaatttgcaaattaattttcatttgAGAAATGTTTTATACTATTAATAAGTTGAGGAATGTGCGGAATGAGTTAATAACATCGAAGTTAGCGAGAACTattgaacaaagaaaaaatgaatgCAAGATCTTCTTCATTACCATAAACATAGTTAGTATTATCACAGATCACGAGTAACAAAAGTCATCTCTATATATAAGATACGGATCTACAAAAGCTCTATACGATTCAAAAccaagagagggagagagagagaagactaGGAGAACACTCTGTAAAAATCCTCAAGTCACTTCTCATCGATTAGAAATCAGAAGTCGACGAGATGAGAAGAGAAATCAGGAATGGTCGAAGATGTTGAGGAAGGAGCAGGAATGAGGAAACCGCCGATCCGTAAGGCGTTTCTATCGCCGGAACGCCGTGGGAGAATACCGGCGGTGAGTTTAGCGAGAGCCGTCGTGTACTCCACTAGCAGCTCAGTAATAATCACCACTGAGATCATCTATTTTGGATCTGGAGACTCTTCgagttgttcttttttttttcttgatatgCGAAGAAAGATTTGAGTAGTGAAGAAGATGAGGGAActtgtttgtgtttttatagGCGACGATTTTTTCACTTTCAGTATAGagtcagagagagagaaagagccagaatattattaataataatattattattaatttagttttttggttttgtttttttctctctcttttttaatttttaaatcacctGCTTCTCACGCACACTGAACTTTACATGTAAAACCAAATCAAGTTGGAATTTTATAATtggactatttttttttttttgt encodes:
- the LOC125581562 gene encoding uncharacterized protein LOC125581562, encoding MISVVIITELLVEYTTALAKLTAGILPRRSGDRNALRIGGFLIPAPSSTSSTIPDFSSHLVDF